In one window of Fictibacillus phosphorivorans DNA:
- the rsmD gene encoding 16S rRNA (guanine(966)-N(2))-methyltransferase RsmD codes for MRVIAGECKGRPLKAVPGTTTRPTTDKIKESIFNMIGPFFDGGTGLDLYGGSGGLGLEALSRGMEHFIFIDKDQKAIHTIKENIKQCNYEDKTEVFRNDAKRALKALHKREMQFDMIFLDPPYARQMLLKDMEEIDKLELLSPEGSIVTEHGTDVTLPEEIGNFYQVRQETYGKTTTITIYKRD; via the coding sequence GTGAGAGTAATAGCTGGAGAATGTAAAGGAAGACCACTTAAAGCAGTACCAGGTACAACTACTCGTCCAACTACTGACAAGATTAAAGAGTCCATCTTTAACATGATCGGTCCTTTCTTTGATGGGGGTACGGGTCTTGATTTATATGGCGGAAGTGGTGGCTTAGGTTTAGAAGCTTTAAGCCGGGGCATGGAGCATTTCATTTTCATTGACAAAGATCAAAAAGCGATACATACGATCAAAGAGAATATTAAACAATGCAACTACGAAGACAAAACAGAAGTCTTTCGTAATGATGCGAAAAGAGCATTGAAAGCGCTTCACAAAAGAGAGATGCAATTCGATATGATATTCCTTGATCCTCCTTATGCGAGACAGATGTTGTTAAAGGATATGGAGGAGATCGATAAACTTGAACTTCTATCTCCAGAAGGAAGTATAGTGACTGAACATGGTACAGATGTAACACTACCAGAGGAGATCGGGAACTTTTATCAGGTCAGACAGGAAACATACGGAAAAACAACTACAATAACGATCTACAAACGCGATTAA
- the ylbJ gene encoding sporulation integral membrane protein YlbJ, which translates to MNKAYFKTLLLSASAIILAVSIIIYPKETYMASVNGLKMWWDVVFPSLMPFFILSEVLMGFGVVHLIGVLFEPLMRPLFRVPGAGGFVWAMGISSGFPAGAKLTARLWHQKQITTLEAERLVSFTNCSNPLFMFSAIAVGFFHNAALGIVLAASHYLGNFFVGLIMRFHGWKREPVEKEKRYRGKGLTNAFKHMHEARLADNRPIGQLLGDAVQQSTKTLLMIGGFIILFSVLSKMMDLLHVAELLSSIINYFFIMLSLSEQLSLPLIKGIFEITLGSNLTSLAQSPLLQQAVIVSFILAFSGFSVQAQVASILADTEIKFKPFFFARILHGFLSAIICLLVFPYLYNVKSTTAPAFAFLTEKTVDISEFGMYALMHSHYVTLGFLVLSILIWNRNLMKKNSLRT; encoded by the coding sequence ATGAACAAAGCCTATTTCAAAACCTTGCTGTTGTCGGCATCAGCCATTATCTTAGCAGTTTCAATAATAATATACCCAAAAGAAACATACATGGCATCTGTTAACGGTCTGAAGATGTGGTGGGACGTTGTTTTCCCATCTTTAATGCCCTTTTTTATCTTATCGGAAGTATTAATGGGTTTTGGTGTTGTACATCTTATCGGTGTTTTATTCGAACCACTCATGAGACCGCTTTTTCGTGTGCCAGGTGCTGGTGGGTTCGTTTGGGCGATGGGCATATCTTCTGGATTTCCTGCTGGTGCAAAGCTAACAGCGCGACTATGGCACCAAAAACAGATTACGACTCTAGAAGCAGAGCGCCTTGTATCTTTTACGAATTGTTCAAACCCGTTGTTCATGTTCAGCGCAATTGCAGTTGGCTTTTTTCATAATGCAGCTCTCGGCATCGTTCTTGCGGCAAGCCACTATTTGGGCAATTTTTTTGTAGGACTGATCATGAGGTTCCATGGCTGGAAAAGAGAACCTGTTGAAAAAGAAAAACGGTACAGAGGAAAAGGTCTGACCAACGCGTTTAAACATATGCATGAAGCAAGACTGGCGGACAATCGCCCCATCGGACAGCTTCTTGGAGATGCCGTGCAGCAATCGACAAAGACACTGCTTATGATCGGTGGGTTCATTATTCTCTTCTCTGTACTTAGTAAGATGATGGATCTTCTTCACGTAGCAGAACTGCTTTCTAGCATTATCAATTATTTTTTTATAATGCTATCGCTTTCTGAACAATTAAGTCTTCCTCTTATTAAAGGAATCTTCGAGATTACGTTAGGCAGCAACTTAACGAGTCTCGCACAATCACCCCTTTTACAACAAGCAGTGATTGTTAGTTTTATATTAGCTTTTAGCGGTTTTTCCGTACAAGCTCAAGTTGCTAGTATCCTTGCAGATACAGAAATTAAGTTCAAACCATTCTTTTTCGCAAGAATACTTCATGGATTTTTATCTGCGATCATTTGCCTTTTAGTATTCCCCTATTTGTATAACGTTAAAAGCACTACCGCTCCAGCATTTGCATTTCTTACAGAGAAAACGGTAGACATTAGTGAGTTCGGTATGTATGCACTGATGCATAGTCATTATGTAACGCTAGGATTCTTAGTACTTTCCATCCTCATTTGGAACAGAAACCTTATGAAAAAAAACAGCCTCCGTACTTAA
- the coaD gene encoding pantetheine-phosphate adenylyltransferase, with amino-acid sequence MPTTAVCPGSFDPVTRGHLDIIKRGATVFDEVIVVVANNQSKDPLFTVDERIVLLKEVTKQFPNVKVDSFNGLLIDYVKNIGANVILRGLRAVSDFEYEMKIASINKKLDDEVETFFMMTNNQYSFLSSSIVKEAAKYHANVSDLVPEVVEEALKEKYNSPR; translated from the coding sequence ATGCCAACAACTGCAGTCTGTCCTGGTAGTTTTGATCCCGTAACTCGTGGTCATCTGGACATTATTAAACGTGGAGCAACCGTATTTGATGAAGTAATTGTCGTAGTAGCCAATAATCAGAGTAAAGACCCATTATTCACAGTGGATGAGAGAATCGTGCTTTTAAAGGAAGTAACGAAACAGTTTCCTAATGTGAAAGTTGATTCTTTTAATGGACTATTGATCGATTACGTAAAGAATATCGGAGCAAATGTTATTCTTAGGGGACTTCGTGCAGTATCAGATTTTGAATACGAGATGAAAATCGCTTCTATCAACAAAAAATTAGATGACGAAGTTGAAACATTTTTTATGATGACTAACAATCAATACTCTTTCCTAAGTTCAAGCATCGTTAAAGAAGCAGCAAAATATCATGCGAACGTTTCAGACCTTGTTCCTGAAGTCGTAGAAGAAGCCTTAAAAGAAAAATACAACAGCCCCCGTTAA